The following are from one region of the Aquirufa lenticrescens genome:
- a CDS encoding Gfo/Idh/MocA family protein, whose product MNKDSQASRRKFLKQIGATSLVAASSPFASLGAQQKAEERILTYEKRISVGEKIRLGVIGFGVQGHFDLASALKVPGVELAGICDLYTGRIENAKELYGKDLYTTRNYKELLDRSDIDAVIIATHDVWHARITIDALAKGKHVYIEKPMVYKIDEGPKVIAAQKKYGKVLQVGSQRVSSIGLAKAKEMLAAGEIGKLNMVNAVYDRQSSIGAWQYTIPKDADASTCDWNRFIEATAKMEFDAKKFFWWRAFKEVGTGVAGDLFIHLLSGTHFMTNSNGPETIFSTGQFSHWNDGRNLPDVMSGVMQYGNTAEHPAFQLTLQVNFVSGTGGQEVIRLIGSEGVMDVKGNTISVKHSIMPEAPGFGGYDSVFTLPKSMQEEMTRDYNAKWTDAQRKRPTKEDVIFRAPAGYDEHVDHFTHFFDAIRNGTSVVEDAAFGFRAAAPALACNESYFQKKIIQWDPVNMKLK is encoded by the coding sequence ATGAACAAAGATAGTCAAGCTTCTAGACGGAAGTTTTTAAAACAAATTGGGGCAACTAGTCTCGTAGCAGCCTCTTCGCCTTTCGCCTCTTTAGGAGCACAACAAAAAGCAGAGGAACGTATTTTAACGTATGAAAAACGCATCTCGGTAGGCGAAAAAATTCGCTTGGGGGTGATTGGTTTTGGGGTACAAGGACACTTCGATTTAGCTTCTGCCCTGAAAGTTCCGGGCGTAGAATTAGCGGGAATTTGTGATTTATACACGGGCCGTATTGAAAATGCGAAAGAATTATACGGTAAGGATTTATATACGACGCGTAATTACAAAGAATTATTAGACCGCTCGGACATCGATGCGGTGATCATCGCGACACACGATGTGTGGCATGCCCGCATTACGATCGACGCTTTGGCAAAAGGCAAACACGTCTACATCGAAAAACCGATGGTTTATAAAATCGACGAAGGCCCTAAAGTGATTGCAGCCCAAAAGAAATACGGCAAAGTCTTACAAGTAGGATCTCAGCGCGTGAGCAGCATCGGCTTAGCGAAAGCGAAAGAGATGTTAGCGGCCGGAGAGATCGGTAAATTAAATATGGTGAACGCGGTCTACGACCGCCAAAGCTCTATCGGCGCTTGGCAGTACACCATCCCTAAAGACGCGGATGCTTCGACATGTGATTGGAATCGCTTCATCGAAGCAACCGCTAAAATGGAATTCGACGCGAAGAAGTTTTTCTGGTGGCGTGCCTTTAAAGAAGTAGGAACCGGCGTAGCGGGGGATTTATTCATCCACTTGTTGTCCGGAACGCACTTTATGACGAACTCGAATGGTCCGGAAACGATCTTCTCTACTGGTCAATTTAGCCACTGGAACGACGGCCGTAACTTACCAGATGTGATGTCAGGTGTCATGCAATATGGTAACACGGCGGAGCACCCAGCTTTCCAATTAACCTTGCAAGTGAACTTTGTCAGCGGAACAGGTGGCCAAGAGGTGATTCGTTTGATTGGTTCAGAGGGAGTGATGGATGTGAAAGGAAATACGATTTCTGTGAAGCATAGCATTATGCCAGAGGCTCCGGGCTTTGGTGGTTATGATTCTGTGTTTACGCTTCCTAAAAGTATGCAGGAAGAAATGACACGCGATTACAACGCGAAATGGACAGATGCACAACGCAAACGACCTACGAAAGAGGACGTTATTTTCAGAGCGCCTGCAGGATATGATGAGCACGTGGATCACTTCACACACTTCTTTGATGCGATTCGCAACGGGACGTCTGTCGTAGAAGATGCGGCCTTTGGTTTTAGAGCGGCGGCGCCAGCCTTAGCTTGTAACGAAAGTTACTTCCAAAAGAAGATCATCCAGTGGGATCCAGTGAATATGAAACTGAAATAA
- the katG gene encoding catalase/peroxidase HPI, whose protein sequence is MKPSATTNKDWWPNQLNVGMLRQNSEKSNPMGPDFNYIKAFKSLDYFALKKDIAAVLTKSQDWWPADFGNYGPLFIRMAWHSAGTYRTGDGRGGSRAGQQRFSPLNSWPDNTNLDKARRLLWPIKQKYGDKISWADLMVLTGNVSLEQMGFKTFGFAGGRTDVWEPEANVYWGSEKKWLDDKNRYSEGRKLENPLAAVQMGLIYVNPEGPNGVPDPAASAKDIRETFGRMGMNDEETVALIAGGHTFGKTHGAGPATNVGENPEAAGIEEQGLGWKSTYKSGKGKDAITSGLEVTWTSTPTQWGIGYLHLLFNNEWSLEKSPAGANQWIAKNSANIIPDAFDKNTFHKPTMLTTDIALRVDPAYEKISRNFLENPEVYAKAFAKAWFKLTHRDMGPSSTYLGPEVPKEQLIWQDPIPALNHEVINATDIAALKVKLLNSGLSISELVSTAWASASTYRHSDRRGGANGARIRLLPQRNWEVNNPKQLEKVFAVLEKIQQEFNAKSGKKKVSIADLIVLGGSAAVEKAAANAGVKTTVPFIPGRMDATQEQTDVASIGLLEPMADGFRNYLKTQYTLSTEELFVDKAQLLTLTAPEMTVLTGGMRALNTNYNGSKHGIFTTKKDALTNDFFVNLLEMGTTWKPANATKVEFVGTDEKTGAVKATATRADLIFGSNSELRALAEVYATKDSQNKFVTDFVKAWVKVMNLDRFDVTFK, encoded by the coding sequence ATGAAACCGTCTGCAACGACAAACAAAGACTGGTGGCCTAACCAATTGAACGTGGGTATGCTTCGCCAAAACTCAGAGAAGTCAAACCCGATGGGCCCAGACTTCAATTACATCAAAGCATTTAAGAGTCTTGACTACTTTGCCTTGAAAAAAGACATCGCAGCGGTCTTGACAAAATCACAAGATTGGTGGCCGGCTGATTTCGGTAACTATGGTCCACTATTCATTCGTATGGCTTGGCATAGTGCAGGTACCTATCGTACAGGCGATGGCCGTGGCGGTTCTCGCGCAGGTCAACAACGTTTCTCGCCATTAAACTCTTGGCCAGATAACACGAACCTAGATAAGGCGCGTCGTTTGTTATGGCCGATCAAGCAAAAATATGGCGATAAAATCTCTTGGGCAGACTTAATGGTCTTGACTGGAAACGTGTCGTTAGAGCAAATGGGCTTCAAAACATTTGGTTTTGCAGGTGGTCGTACGGATGTATGGGAGCCAGAAGCAAACGTATATTGGGGATCTGAGAAGAAATGGTTAGATGATAAAAACCGGTATTCAGAAGGTCGCAAATTAGAGAATCCATTAGCAGCGGTACAAATGGGCTTAATTTATGTAAACCCAGAAGGTCCTAATGGTGTGCCAGATCCGGCAGCCTCTGCGAAAGATATCCGCGAGACGTTTGGTCGCATGGGTATGAATGATGAGGAGACCGTTGCGTTGATCGCAGGTGGTCATACATTCGGTAAAACACACGGTGCAGGTCCGGCTACAAACGTAGGAGAAAATCCAGAAGCAGCGGGCATCGAGGAGCAGGGTTTAGGCTGGAAGAGCACCTACAAATCAGGTAAAGGAAAAGATGCGATCACGTCTGGCTTAGAGGTGACATGGACGTCAACTCCTACACAATGGGGTATCGGATACTTGCACCTATTGTTTAACAATGAGTGGTCTTTAGAGAAGAGCCCAGCGGGTGCGAACCAATGGATTGCGAAAAATAGCGCAAACATTATTCCAGATGCATTTGATAAAAATACCTTCCACAAGCCTACGATGTTAACAACGGATATCGCTTTACGCGTGGATCCGGCTTATGAGAAAATCTCTCGCAATTTCTTAGAAAATCCAGAAGTTTATGCGAAGGCTTTTGCCAAAGCATGGTTCAAATTAACGCACCGCGATATGGGTCCTAGCTCGACATACTTAGGACCTGAAGTTCCGAAGGAGCAATTGATTTGGCAAGATCCAATCCCTGCTTTAAACCACGAAGTAATCAACGCTACAGACATCGCTGCCTTGAAAGTGAAGTTATTGAACTCGGGATTATCGATCAGCGAATTAGTTTCGACAGCTTGGGCTTCGGCTTCTACGTACCGTCACTCAGATCGCCGTGGTGGTGCTAACGGAGCGCGTATCCGCTTGTTGCCACAACGTAACTGGGAAGTAAATAATCCAAAGCAATTAGAGAAAGTCTTTGCTGTTTTAGAGAAAATTCAACAAGAGTTTAATGCCAAATCAGGTAAGAAAAAAGTATCGATCGCGGACTTAATCGTTCTAGGAGGTTCGGCTGCAGTAGAGAAAGCAGCGGCCAATGCAGGGGTTAAAACAACGGTGCCTTTTATCCCAGGTCGTATGGATGCAACGCAAGAACAAACAGACGTAGCTTCCATTGGATTATTAGAGCCAATGGCTGATGGTTTCCGTAACTACTTGAAAACACAATACACGTTATCGACAGAAGAATTGTTCGTTGATAAAGCGCAATTATTAACGTTAACGGCGCCAGAAATGACGGTATTAACGGGTGGTATGCGTGCCTTGAATACGAATTATAATGGTTCGAAACACGGTATTTTCACTACGAAGAAAGATGCGTTAACGAATGACTTCTTCGTGAACTTGTTAGAGATGGGCACCACGTGGAAGCCAGCTAACGCAACGAAAGTAGAGTTCGTAGGAACAGACGAGAAAACAGGTGCAGTGAAAGCGACGGCGACACGTGCGGACTTGATTTTTGGGTCTAATTCTGAACTTCGCGCATTAGCTGAAGTGTATGCGACGAAAGATTCTCAAAACAAATTCGTCACTGATTTTGTTAAAGCGTGGGTTAAAGTGATGAATCTTGATCGCTTTGACGTCACATTCAAATAA
- a CDS encoding LysR substrate-binding domain-containing protein: MNIHQLEYILAVDQFKSFSKAADYCHVTQATLSAMVKKLEEQLDIVIFDRKANPIATTENGREILLQAQQVVAHANALLSSSKAINQKVEGRVKMGVIPTIASSMLPLILKHLVEKYPLLQLEVYEVTTNQMIKDLREGKLDVGVLSTPIASTEVETELLYVEDLCVYGHLPSGSRFIAKSELAKQRMFLLQEGHCLRDQIIQLCDLKKSKSLPSNLSVESNTFDTLLNLVDEFNGLTVLPALYVGQMSEARQAHLIDLTDGALTREVSLAYYRPYAKWNILNRLKAEISEKVQKRLT; the protein is encoded by the coding sequence ATGAATATACATCAATTAGAATACATACTGGCCGTTGATCAATTTAAAAGCTTCTCGAAAGCAGCTGATTATTGTCATGTTACGCAGGCGACTTTGAGTGCGATGGTGAAAAAGCTGGAGGAGCAATTGGATATCGTCATTTTCGATCGAAAGGCAAACCCCATTGCGACTACTGAAAATGGTAGAGAGATCTTACTGCAGGCCCAGCAAGTGGTGGCCCACGCGAACGCGCTATTATCTTCCTCTAAGGCGATTAATCAAAAAGTAGAGGGACGCGTTAAGATGGGCGTTATTCCTACGATTGCTAGTTCGATGTTGCCCCTAATTCTGAAGCATTTGGTTGAAAAATATCCTTTGTTACAGCTAGAAGTGTACGAAGTGACGACAAATCAAATGATCAAGGATTTACGTGAAGGGAAATTAGATGTAGGTGTTTTAAGTACGCCCATCGCCTCGACCGAGGTGGAAACGGAGCTTTTGTATGTGGAAGATTTGTGTGTTTATGGGCATTTGCCATCAGGAAGTCGTTTCATTGCGAAATCTGAATTAGCAAAGCAACGGATGTTTTTATTGCAAGAGGGGCATTGCCTTCGGGATCAAATCATACAGCTGTGTGATTTGAAGAAGAGCAAGTCCTTACCGTCTAATTTATCGGTGGAATCGAATACGTTTGATACCTTGTTAAATCTCGTGGACGAATTCAATGGATTGACGGTATTACCAGCTTTGTATGTAGGCCAAATGAGTGAAGCTAGACAAGCGCATTTAATTGATTTAACGGATGGAGCTTTAACACGCGAAGTGAGTCTGGCGTACTACCGTCCCTATGCAAAATGGAATATTTTGAACCGCTTAAAAGCGGAAATTTCAGAAAAAGTGCAAAAACGGCTAACGTAA
- a CDS encoding winged helix-turn-helix domain-containing protein → MSSYLTDFNKVFESRVRLGMMSLLVVQEQVDFGQIKDSLQLSDGNLASHMNALEKIGYVEVRKQFIGKKPNTTYAITPEGKKAFSEHLNSLEKLIKQIHS, encoded by the coding sequence GTGTCTAGTTATTTAACAGATTTCAATAAGGTATTTGAAAGTCGTGTCCGCCTAGGTATGATGTCATTACTTGTCGTTCAAGAACAAGTGGACTTTGGCCAAATAAAAGATAGTCTCCAACTCAGCGATGGCAATCTAGCCAGCCACATGAATGCCCTAGAGAAAATAGGCTATGTGGAAGTTCGAAAACAGTTTATAGGCAAGAAGCCCAATACGACTTACGCTATTACTCCTGAGGGGAAAAAGGCTTTTTCGGAACATTTAAACTCCCTCGAAAAACTCATTAAACAAATTCATTCGTAA